From the Bacteroidota bacterium genome, the window TCATAGCGGCATTTTTGCGATGATGGATGGAACAACGGCGGGAAACGGCCCGGGCCCGAGGACGATGTTTCCCGTTATCAAGGACTACATTCTTGCAAGTGCGGACCAGGTTGCAATCGATGCCGTCGCAGCGAAGATGATGGGCTTCGATCCGCTGAGTATTGAATATATCCGTGTTGCGCATGACGACAAGCTCGGCGTCGGCGATGTACGCGATATCGAGATTGTAGGAGAGGATATCTCCAATGAATCATGGGGCTTCACGGTCGGCAACAACGGTGTGAGCCTGTTCGGCAATCTCGCCTGGTTTGGCCCGCTCAAGGGATTGCAGAAACTGTTCTTCCGGACGCCGCTTGTGCATGCCTTCATCTTCGGGTCCGAAGCGTATCATGACTACTATCGCTGGCCTCTCAAGGACGAGAAGGTATTCGAGCATTGGCGGGCTACCACCCCATGGGGCAGGCTGTTCACTCAATATCGGAACCGGGAAGTGCGGGAGAAAGCGGCATCCTGACCGGCCATCTGTAATTCCACTTTCACGAATTCTGTAACGGAGAACCCGGAGATGCGCCTCGTTCTTCTTCCTGAAGCATCTTAATGACGAAACAAACCAAAGCGGAGTACGCCCTTTTTGCCACGACGTTGATTTGGGCGAGCACGTTTGTTGCGATGAAAATCGGATTGCGGGATATTTCGCCCGTGCTGATGACGGGAATCCGCTTTACGTTTGCCGCACTCTTTTTCCTTACCCTCTTTGCCCGAAGGATACTTCCTCTTTCTCCGGACGCCCTGAAGAAAGGGAGCTTCCTCGGGCTGATCCTGTTCCTCGGTTTCATCTCGCAGAATATCGGGCTGAATTATACGACGGCATCCAAATCGGCATTCATCACAAGCTTGATGGTGGTATTTGTTCCGGTTCTTCAGTTCGTGATTGAAAAACGTTCCCCGACAGTCGGGAATATTCTCGGTATAGCTATTGTTGTCGGCGGACTCTGGTTACTTTCGGCGCCGGCTGGTTCGGAATTCAATTTCGGCGACATGCTGACACTTGTCTGCGCTGTGTTGTTTGCCTACTACATTGTTTATCTCGATGTTGCGTCCAGAGCAATGACGGCACTTCAGCTCACGTTCCTCCAATCGGCTGCGTGTGCGGTGTTGGGCATGGCGTCTGCTTTCCTGTTCGAGGAGATTCTCTTCAATCCTACTACTTCGATGTTAGTCTCCGTCGGCTATCTTACTCTGTTTGCCACGGTTCTTACCACGCTTGTGCAGACAACGTTTCAGAAGTACACAACTCCGACGCGTGCCGCGGTTATCTTCACAATCGAACCTGTGTGGGCATCTATCTACGCCTACTTCATTCTTGGCGAGATGTTGGGGGAATTGGGCATGATAGGCGGAGCCCTCATCGTCATCGGTGTACTCGTGTCGGAGCTTTCTGACAGCATTCCCGGTTTGAACCGGCTTGTGGCCGGCACCGAATCGTAATTCGTTTTTCTCAACCGCAGGTTTTTGTCTCTTCTTTGAGATATATTTTCATAAATACGTAGCCTCACCATCCACCTCCACAGGAGTACATCACATGCATCGAGGATATGCAATCCTGCTTCTTGCAATTCTGACTTCGGCCAATTCGGTATCTCAACAATCCGGCGATCTGAAAGTTCTTACCATGTGGCCGAAGGGACAAACAGAGGCATTGAATCAAACGCAAACCGTTGTTGCCACGTTTAGCAAACCGATGGTGCCGATCCGGGAATTGCCGGAAGGAGAAGGAACGGGGCCGCTCACGATTGCACCGCCTGTCAAAGGAAAATATCGCTGGCTTGGCACAAGCACGATTTCGTTCACTCCGTCCGAACCGTTTGAAATTGCTTCAGAGTACGTTGTGATCATCAAGTCGGGAACAACAGCTCTCGATGGCTCGACGCCGGTCAAGGATATTCGGTGGACATTCACAACGCAGCGCCCCGTATTGCTTTCGAGCAGGCCGTTGAATAACGCTAAATCTGTTGATGTGAACTCACCGATTCTTCTCCAGTTCAACCAGCCGATGGATGCGGAAAAGGCAACAAGGCACATCACCATTACAGAAGCGAAGACCGGAGTCGCGTTTACAGTCGCCCGTCCGACACAGGAAGAAATACGAAAAAGTCAGATGTACGTTGCCGATTCCACATCTGTTTTGATGGTCAAGCCGCAGGCCCCGCTCAAGAAAGCTGCAAAATACACCGTTCGCCTGATAGCAGGTGTGCCCGGCGCAAAAGGGCGGCTCGGGATGGCGAAGGACGCTTCTTTCAGTTTTGAGACGTACGAGGCGATGACATTTCTAGGCATTGATGAGCCGGTAAATCGCGATCCGTCGGGAGCACTCACGTTTCGCTTCAAGACTCCGGTAAAAATAAACGATCTCGCAAAATACGTCACATTCAATCCCCCCCTTCAAACAGCTATGGACTACTCCGAGTGGGGTTGGAGTTCGACCGATGCGTCAATAGAATTCGCATTACAGGCTCAGACAACATATACCGGCACCATCGGCAAAGAGCTGAAGGATGTTTTTGGACAGGAACTCGGCAACGATGTCCGGTTTACCTTCAATACGGTTTCGTTCCCGCCGAAACTCAGCATGACAACCGGACACGGCATTCTTGAATCGTACGGCGAACGAATGTACCCCGTTACGTTGCTCAATGTCGCCTCTGTGCACGTGCAAATGCTGAAGCTGACTCAAGAGACCATTGTTCCGATTCTTCGCAGCGACACTCTGTACTCACGAGGGAGCAAGCTGAATGTCCGTTTTGAGGTCAACAAAAAATGGGAGCCGAAGATTCAGCGTGATGTCCGAACGACAAGAGGTCTTAACCTCGACGAAGCGCTCGGCGAAAGCAAGAGGGGAGCATTGTTGTTGCAAATTTCCCGGGCCGACGCAGATCCGGCATTGGAGTTTGTGCCGCATTTGAAGGCTGACGTTCAGGTGACCGACATGGGGGTGTCCGCCAAATTCTCGCCAGAAAACGTACTCGTGTGGGTTACAACGTTGAAAGAGGCAAAGCCGCTTGCCGGCGCGCAGGTTCAAGTACGGGATGATTCAAACAAGATTTTGTGGCGGGGAACGACGAATACTGAAGGAACTGCCCTGGGAACAGGCTGGGGAACGTTCGAGAATATTCCGCGTTCAGAATGGTCGGCACCGCGCATGTGGGTGATTGTCACCAACGGCGATGACATTGCCTACACGGCTTCAACATGGCAGGACGGCATTGAGCCGTACCGGTTCAACGTCAACACGGATTGGAATCCGCAGCATGAGCCGTGGCAGGGATCGGTATTCACGGATCGGGGCTTGTACAGACCGGGAGAAGAGGTGAATTTCAAGGGGATCTTTCGCAACCGTCGCGGGAATGATTGGGCAGTAGCCGCGGGGGAAGTTCTCCTTCGTGTGTACGACGCACAGAACGAACAGGTGAAGCTCGATTCGATGAAGCTGAACGAGTTCGGCTCACTTGCCGCAACATACGTCATCCCCAAAGAAGCCCGGCTCGGGTACTATCGGATCGAAGCGCTTATGCGAAAGAAACGACCACACCCGGAGGAGCCGTTCACGTACATCGCAGGGGAGTCGTTCAGGGTCGAAGCATATCGTGTGAGCGAGTTTGAGGTGAGCACTCGATTCCGTGAGGCAGGCTATACAGTCGGCGATACGGTACGAGGCTCGTTTTCTGCAAAGTACCTTTTCGGCGGGGAGATGAGGGGGGAAAAAGTACGATGGCGACTTCGGTTCGATCCTTCGTGGTTTACTCCCGAAGGATGGGAAGAGTATTCGTTCGGTCGGAATACCTGGTCGTACGGCTATGCGTCCGGTCCTCAATCCAAACTGCTGTTCACAAAAGATACTGTACTGAATGCAAAAGGAATGCTGGATGTTGAAGTGAAGACAGTCGTGGGAGATATCCGTTCAACGGGGCGGCTTGTGCTCGAGGCAGATGTGACTTCGCCGAGCAGGCAAACCGTCTCGGGACGTATCGGGACGACGATTCATGGCGGACTGTACTATATCGGGATACGTCCTTCTTCAACGTTTGTGCAAAAGGGGAACACGCTTGAGTTCAAAGTGGTTGCTGTCGGATCAGAGGGGAGAATCATGTCCGGCAAGCCGCTGGAGGGAGTAGTACTGAAGCGCGTGTGGCATTCAGTTCGGAAGGCCAGCATACAGGGCGGGTATTCATGGGAGTCACAGGCAGTTGACACAGTTCTCCACCAATTCAGCCTTACGACTTCAGGCGAGCCACGTTCGATGACGTTTGTGCCGGAACAATCCGGATTGTACGTCATTCAAGTTCAGGGAAAAGATGAACGCGGCAACGAGATTGTGAGCGACACGTATTTCTACGCAAGCGGCTCCGATTACGTTGCGTGGGAACGGTCGGATGATGATCGCATCGAATTGATTGCCGATGCAAAGAAATACAAGCCGGGACAAACAGCCCGCATCATTGTCAAGAATCCGTACGAGGAGGCGACGGCACTCGTGACAGTTGAACGGGAAGGCGTGATGAAGCATTGGCGGACATTGCTAAAAGGCAGCGCCCCCGAAATACGAGTCCCGCTCGACGAGAAATCGTTACCGAATATGTTCGTCTCGGTTATTCTTCTCCAGGGGAGAATGTCAAAAAATCCCGAACTCGAGCAAGCAACCGATGTCGGCAGGCCTTCATTCAAGATTGGCTACGTTGAGCTGATAGTCGATCCGGGAACGCGGCATCTCTCCCTCTCAACACAATCCGACAAGGAGAACTACCGCCCCGGTGACACTGTATCAGTCACGGTGAATGCGAAGGATGCTGCCGGAAACCCTGTGCGAACCGAGCTTGCCGTAAGTGTTGCCGACAAGGGTACGCTGAATCTGATTGGTTACCGGTTGCCCGATCCGTTTGATGAATTCTACGGTGCGCGCCCTCTCTCAGTTGTAACGACAGAATCCCGAATACAAATTGTTCAGTCACGGAGTTTTGGCGAGAAAGGTGAGGATGAAGGTGGAGGTGGCGGCGCCGATCTTGCAGGGATTGAAACCCGCGGCAATTTCAAATCAACTGCGTATTGGAATGCCTTCCTGAGAACCGACAGTACAGGCACACTGAGGTTCAGATTCAAGTTACCCGACAATCTCACGACATTCAACATCATGTGTGTCGCGCAGACGAAGAAGTCGGAATTCGGGTACAGCGAGAAAAGCTTCACGGTCAGCAAGCCGTTATTGCTGCAAGCATCCATTCCCCGTTTTGCCCGATTGGGAGATGCATTCGAAGCCGGCGTGGTTGTGCACAACTACACGAAAGAGAACGGAACTGTTTCGTTGAGAACAACATCTGAAACAATAACAATGAAGGGAAAAGAAGTCGTCGAGTTTCCCCTTGCAGCGGGCGAAAGCAAAGAAATTCGCCAGCCGTTTGAAGTGAAGAGGGTAGGGAAAGCGACGTTCACGTTCCAGGCAAAGATGACCTACACATCATCCGAAGGCAGCGAGACAGATGGATTAGTGCTGAGTATTCCGTTGCAAGTTCCTCGACGAAAAGAAACCGTCGCCGATTTTCAGGCGATCACCCGATCCACCGATTTGAAGGTGATTGTCCCCCAAAACAGCTATGAGCGGATGGGTTCGATTGAGTTTACCGCTGCATCAACGGCGCTTTCGGGTTTGGAAAACAGCGTGGAATATCTGATGACGTACCCCTACGGTTGCATTGAACAGAAGTGCTCCGCTATTCTTCCCGTTATTTTGGGGCGAGAGATGGTTGAAGCATTCGGCCTTCAACCGTTGAAAGGCAAGGATGCGAAAGCGGTTGTGAATAACACGTTGCGCGAGATCGCCCGATACCAGATTTGGAATGGCGGTTTCATGTACTGGCCGGGCACGATGCGCGATGCGCCGTATGCTTCAGCGTATGTCATGTACGTGCTTGCTGTCGCGAAGAAGGCCGGATACACTGTCAGTCAGCAGGTCTACAACAGAGGTCTGGAATATGTAAAGGAAGTGTTGCGATGGCAGGACAAAATGCCCGCATATCCGTACACGTCGCATACGTGGGCGGCAACCAAAACGCTGATTCTGTACACACTTGCAATTGCCGGACAACCGGAGCCTTCATACTACGAGACGTATTTCCGCACTCTCGACAAGATTCCTCTTGTTGCTCGGGCGACGCTGCTGAACGCCATTGCTTCTTCGACAAAGAACAAGAAGATGATGCAGACGATATCGTCAAATCTTCTCAACAACATCAAAATCAGCCCCACATCTGCACACTTTGAAGAACCGAACGTCAAAGGGCTTGAATGGTGCTGGAGTTCCAACACGCGAACAACGGGAATCTCGCTTCAGGCATTGCTTGCCGCTGATGCATTCACGGCCGGCAAAGCCGACCTTCCTGCCAAGATTGTACGATGGTTACTGGATCAACGAAAGTCGGGAAGGTGGAGCAACACGCAGGAGAATGTGTATGTGGTTGATGCGTTGGCAACATACTTCAGGAAATATGAGAAGGAAGAACCGAAATTCCGGGCAGAAATCAGGGTTGCAGCAACACAGATTCTCTCGAAAATGTTCGAGGGGAGAAGTCTCAAAACCGAACGGATCGTGCGTGACCTGGATGGGTTCGAGAAAGGGAAGGAGCTTCCGTTGCATCTCAAGAAAGATGGAACCGGAATTCTGTATGCCGGTATGCGAATGTCGTACTTCCCGACAAATGCCGCCACTCCGGCGGACGAAGGCATCGCCATCACGAAAACCATTGAACCGCTCCGGTCTGAAACCAACCCTGCAGGTGCCACCTTTACTGCCGGTTCAATAGTGAAGATCACGTTACGTGTAATCACTCCGCAACAACGCAACTTTGTGGTTGTTGAAGACCCGCTTCCAGCGGGGTTCGAGGCGGTTACTACTTCGCTGCAAACGGAAAGCAGCGAGCTTGGACGCATGTTAGGTGACATTCAGTCCGATGAAAGCAGATATCGTTGGTGGGGTTCATTCAACTACAATGAATTTCACGACGACCGGGTGATGTTGTTTGCAGATCAGCTTGAAGCAGGTATTCATACGTACACGTACCTTGCCCGTGCAACCCGATTAGGCACGTTCATCGCACCGGCAACATACACGGAAATGATGTACGAGCCTGAAGTGTTCGGCAATACTGCAAGTGGCAAGGTGGAAATCAAATAGAGTGATATGACGTGCGGACCCGCTTGCTGAAAATATCAGCAGTCGCCTTTCTTGGATCGCTTGGCATGTTCGTGATTTTGCTGTATGTGCCTCTCGATCGGGAGTTGTTTTCACCGGCGCAGGTGACATCGCTGAGAATGTATGACAAGCACGGAACGATGTTGAGGGAAGTCCTTTCCGGGGACGAAGGGAAGGGTCGATGGTGCAACCTTGGCGATATTTCTCCCCACGTTGTTGATGCGGTTATAGCAACCGAAGACTCCCGCTTCTACCGGCATCCCGGCGTTGATCCTCTTGCAGTTACCCGCGCAACTGTCCAGAATATCCGGGCAGGCCGGGTTGTCAGCGGCGGCTCCACTGTGACAATGCAGGTGATTCGCAATGTGTTCCGTCCGAAACGAACCTTTGCTGAAAAACTGCGGGAGGCATGGTATGCGCTGCGCCTTGAACGGATGATGTCGAAGGAGGAGATTCTTGTCCAGTACCTGAACAGGGTATCCTTCGGCAATCAAACGTCAGGAGTCGATGCGGCCGCCCGCGTGTACTTTGGAAAACCGGCAAAGCAACTTTCGCTTGCCGAGTCTGCCTTTCTCGTCGCAATTCCCAACTCACCAACGTTGAATGACCCTTACAACAGGTTCGAGCGGGTTCGAAACCGCCAATTGTATGTTCTCGGGAGAATGAAGTCCGGGGGATTCATTTCAGACGAGGAATATGAACGTGCCGAGCACGAGCCGCTCGTTCTCGTCCCCCGTTCGGCACGTTTCAAGGCACCGCATCTGACGACAATGATTCTCAGCAAGCTGTCGGAGAAGGAGAAAGGGGAGATTGCGGAAATTCACACAACCATCGACCTGAACGTTCAGAAATCTGCAGAACTGCTGCTTCAGGCTCATCTTGCACGCTTGAAGAAACACGCAATTACAAACGGTGCCATCGTGGTTATCGACAACAGGACGCGTGAGCTCGCGGCGCTTGTCGGGTCGGTGGATTTCTTCGATACAATTGCCGGTGGACAGGTGAACGGCGCTCTTGCGTTGAGGCAACCGGGCTCGACACTGAAGCCCTTCACCTACGGCATGGCGCTTGAACACGGAATGACGGCCGCCGAGTTGCTGGCGGACATTCCGCGTATGTACGGTGACGGCGATGTGGATTTACTTCCGGAGAATTATGACAAGAAGTACCACGGCCCCGTCCGTTTGAGGACTGCACTGGCATGTTCGTATAATGTTCCTGCAGTGAGAACGGCTGAACGATTCGGCACGGAGTTGTTGCTACAAACACTTCATTCAGCCGGGTTTTCTTCTTTGAATCAACCGTCATCGTTCTACGGTGTGGGACTTACACTGGGGAACGGCGAAGTGAATCTCCTGGAGCTGGCGAACGCGTACAGTATGCTGGCGGCAGGCGGTCACTACAGTAATGTACTTTTTATTGATAGTGTTAAGCTTGTTGGAGGGCCTCGAGAACATTTGAAAGATACCGATGCCGATCGCCAGGTGTTTTCCGAGCAAGTGGCATATCTTCTCACCGATATCCTTTCAGATCCGCAGGCCCGTGCACCTGCCTTTGGCGCAAACAGTTCGCTCAATTTGCCGTTTCCGTGTGCGGCGAAGACAGGAACATCCAAAGACTACAAAGACAATTGGACTGTAGGCTACACGCCGCTTTACACCGTTGCAGTGTGGGTTGGTAACTTCAACGCAAAGCCGATGAAGCTTGTATCGGGTATTACCGGGGCGGCACCGCTATTTCGAGACATTATGCTATTGTTGCACCAGTCTGCCGCCTTGCCTTCGGTGTTCACAGTTCCGGAGGGAATCGTAACAATGAATATTTGTCCGCGTTCCGGAATGTTGGTTTCGCGAGATTGTCCCGGCGAGTTTCACGAGTCGTTTATTTCAGGCACCGAACCGCACATGATCTGCAGTGTGCATAGAAGAATCGCGTTGGACCGGCGCAACGGACTTCGTGCATCCCGGAATACGCCTTCCGAGTTTGTTGAAGAACGGGCCTTCGAGATCTTTCCTCCCATCTTCGACAGTTGGACTGAAAAGGAGGGACTGCCAAGGCCTCCTTCCGGAGTAAGCGCTAAACCGGACAGGCACGATGTTCCTCTTGCTCTCAGTTCGCCAACTCGCGGGGATGTGTTCCGGCTCGACCCGGTGTTGCGACCCGAGTTCCAATCTATTCTCATCGAGTCACTGGTCTCGCCGGACGTGGAGAACGTCTCGCTGTGGCTGAACGGCGCCGAGATCTCGACACTTCAACCGCCGTACACGTTTCGCCTTCCGCTTGCATCACTGAACAAAGGCCATCACACCTTAATGCTGAAAGGACAGAAAGGAGCATCAGGCGTTCAATCGGAGCCTGTGTCGCTGGATGTTCAGTAGCATGGGCCAATGTTGCATTTCGTTCCGCATCAACTTATTTTGACAACAAGAGTGAGAGGAGTGCATGATGCTGACGCAGACTTTCGAAAACAGAACATATCCGAACTACGACGAACTCGTTTCATCAAAGCTGTTCCAGGAATTTTCTGTCAAGGTCGAAGACATCTCTTGATGTCTGTACGCGTTCATATTGTTGTTGAAGGATTGGTCCAAGGTGTCGGGTTCCGGTGGTTTGTTCATCGTAAGGCCCAGAGCCTGGGTATCCGCGGATGGGTTCACAACCTTTATGATGGTAACGTTGAAATCGAGGCAGAGGCCGACCGCTCTCCTCTGGAAGAATTCATCAAAGAAATCAAGGTGGGTCCCAGATCGGCCCGAGTAACAAATCTGAAGATATATTGGAAGGATGTGAACCCGGGCGAGTTTCCGGATTTTCAGATCCGATAGAGAACCGGATGGAATTGTAATCAGAACGGCTTGGTGCGCCACCCCTCATTGATTGACGACAATTGATGCCCAACAACAGAACAATCGTTATCTCCCTCAATACATACCTGTGAAACTGCAATCGTACCCCCGTATCGGGTTTGGATTTGACGTGCATCGCTTTGTGAACGGACGGAAGCTTGTTCTTGGAGGGGTCGAAATCCCGCATGATCAGGGTCTTGACGGACATTCCGACGCCGATATCGTATTGCATTCTCTCATGGATGCATTGCTCGGTGCGGCGGCGTTGGGAGATATCGGAAAGCATTTCCCGAATACCGATCCGGCGTATAAAGGCATATCAAGCTTGAAATTGCTCAAGCATGTCGGCGAGCTGCTTGCGAAATCGGGAGTTTCCATTGTCAATCTTGATATTACCGTTGTGATGGAGCATCCGAAAATTCATCCCTACGTGCCCCGGATGCAAAAGAACATTGCCGAAACACTGGGAATGCAGGAAAGCGACGTCTCTGTCAAAGCAACCACGAATGAAGGTCTCGGGTTCATCGGTAAAGGAGACGGGGCCGCTGCGCATGCTGTTGTTTGTATCGTAAAGGAGTAGCTCCCGCCGTGGAAGGTCTCATCAACTACATCCAATCGGTTGATCCGGTTCTTGTCTATGCAATAGTCTTTGCGTTTGCATATATCGAAAATATCTTTCCCCCGTCTCCCAGTGATACGGTAATTGTGCTGGGCGGCTCACTGATAGGAATAGGCCGTGTAGGTTTTGCCGAAACATTGCTCATTGCCACTCTCGGCAGCACACTGGGCTTTATGACGATGTACAAAATCGGTGATTGGTTCGGCGACACAATTCTCGAGCAGGGGAAAATCACGTTCATACCCGTCAGCGCTGTTCACAAGGTCGAGGCGTGGTTTCAGAAGCATGGCTACTGGCTTATTGTTGCAAACAGATTTCTCTCGGGCACGAGGGCGGTTGTTTCGTTTTTTGCCGGCATGGCTGAGTTAAACCTCCTTCGGACGTCTGTTCTCTGCTTCCTGAGCGCACTGGCTTGGAATGCCATACTGGTTACAGGAGGGTACTTTCTCGGACAAAATTGGGAACGCATCGGATTCTACCTGAGTACATACAGTCAGGTTGTGACAGGTATAATCATCGTAGTTGCTTTGGTATGGTTGGCAAGAGTGTTCTTTTCTTCCGACAGCAAGAAAGATAACGAAGAGGCCCAACAATGATCGACTGGCTGTATTCGATTGATGTTGCCGCATTTCATTTCTTTAATGGAACCCTTGCCACATCCGTCGGCGATGTCTTCTGGCCATATCTGACCGATTACGACAAGAAATGGCCGATCAGAATTCTCTTGATTGGAGTGTGGCTGTGGTTATTGATCAAAGGAGGGAAGCGGGGACGAACCGCCGCACTGATTCTTATTCCCTTACTGTTCATCAGCGACCAGTTCAGCAGTACTTTCATCAAGTCACTTGTAGGCAGAGTTCGCCCCTGCCATGCCTTCTCTGCCGGGGAAATTCACTTGCTGGTGGGATGCGGAGGGCTGTCGTTTCCATCCTCTCATGCAGTCAATAATTTTGGTGTGGCGACGATGTTCTCGTGGTACTATCCCAAAGCCCGCACCGGCCTTTACATTTTTGCCTCACTTGTAGCCATTTCCCGCGTGTTTGTCGGCGTTCACTATCCTTCGGATGTTCTTGGGGGAGCTGTCATTGGAACAGGTGTAGCACTGTTCGTTGTGGGGGGATGGCAAGCTGTTTCAGAGAAGCTGCTTCCTTCCATTGCTGTTGAACGAGGCAAACAGTGACATTCTTCTTAAAACCAAGTGATGCTTCAATTCGAAGAATCTCCCTCAGCATTTTCTCCGGAGTGTTGTTAGGTTTCGCATTCCCGCCGAGTTCGTTCGGAATTCTCGCCTGTGTCGGGCTCGTACCGCTGCTGCTGGCGCTTGATGATGTTCAGAGAATAAAGGCGGGACTCGGGTACGTATATGTAGCAATGCTCGTCTTTCATGTCATCACGCTCAACTGGACCGGTGGCTATGCGCACATGAACGATCCCTACATGATGGTAGCGGGCGCAATCACTATGACGGTTCACCCGCTGTTTTATTTTCTACCAATGGGCGCATTTCTGTTCGTGAGAAACCATGCCGGCAAGAGCCTCGCACTCACAGCGCTGCCGTTTTTCTGGGTTGCGTACGAATACTCCCACACGCTCAGTGAATGGTCATTTCCGTGGATTACGTTAGGCAACACGCAATCGTACGATCTTGCCCGCATTCAGATGGTGTCATACACTGGCGTGATCGGGTTATCACTGTGGATTCTTTTCTTGAATGTCGTAGCATATTTCTTCGTCCGCTCAATAGTTATTGAAGGAACAGGGTGGCGGAGTAAGAGAAATATCTCGCTCGCAATCACCTTTCTCGTCGTGTATCTTCTTCCGATGGCCTACGGATTGAGAGTTCTCCGTGCTGCACCCCCTGTGGAAAAGCCTGTTCCCACAAGCGACATGGCAAAGAAGATGCTCGTCACCGTCGGAATGGTGCAATCCAATGTGGACCCGTGGGACAAATGGGAACGGAGCGGATTGGAAACGTTGAACGAATATATGCGGATGACGGATTCGCTTGTAAAGAACCATCCGGAAAATCCCCCCGACATTGTTTTGTGGC encodes:
- the lnt gene encoding apolipoprotein N-acyltransferase; amino-acid sequence: MTFFLKPSDASIRRISLSIFSGVLLGFAFPPSSFGILACVGLVPLLLALDDVQRIKAGLGYVYVAMLVFHVITLNWTGGYAHMNDPYMMVAGAITMTVHPLFYFLPMGAFLFVRNHAGKSLALTALPFFWVAYEYSHTLSEWSFPWITLGNTQSYDLARIQMVSYTGVIGLSLWILFLNVVAYFFVRSIVIEGTGWRSKRNISLAITFLVVYLLPMAYGLRVLRAAPPVEKPVPTSDMAKKMLVTVGMVQSNVDPWDKWERSGLETLNEYMRMTDSLVKNHPENPPDIVLWPETAMPYYVLTPQNSSTLNLVKEKINAIGVPVLFGLPHAVYYDDTTQAPPSAKRIQATGERYDAFNAAAFVQPGSENVPWYGKMKMVPIAERVPYADAFYFFDFLRWGVGIGGWQIGKDTVVFEERKAGTKFCSLICYESVYPEFVASFVKKGAEFIAIITIDSWWDRMSGAYQHHQYAIFRAVENRRWVARCAVGGFSSYIDPYGRVYDKTELFTRATLNRTILRITNR
- a CDS encoding phosphatase PAP2 family protein, with amino-acid sequence MIDWLYSIDVAAFHFFNGTLATSVGDVFWPYLTDYDKKWPIRILLIGVWLWLLIKGGKRGRTAALILIPLLFISDQFSSTFIKSLVGRVRPCHAFSAGEIHLLVGCGGLSFPSSHAVNNFGVATMFSWYYPKARTGLYIFASLVAISRVFVGVHYPSDVLGGAVIGTGVALFVVGGWQAVSEKLLPSIAVERGKQ
- the ispF gene encoding 2-C-methyl-D-erythritol 2,4-cyclodiphosphate synthase, coding for MQSYPRIGFGFDVHRFVNGRKLVLGGVEIPHDQGLDGHSDADIVLHSLMDALLGAAALGDIGKHFPNTDPAYKGISSLKLLKHVGELLAKSGVSIVNLDITVVMEHPKIHPYVPRMQKNIAETLGMQESDVSVKATTNEGLGFIGKGDGAAAHAVVCIVKE
- a CDS encoding DedA family protein, which encodes MEGLINYIQSVDPVLVYAIVFAFAYIENIFPPSPSDTVIVLGGSLIGIGRVGFAETLLIATLGSTLGFMTMYKIGDWFGDTILEQGKITFIPVSAVHKVEAWFQKHGYWLIVANRFLSGTRAVVSFFAGMAELNLLRTSVLCFLSALAWNAILVTGGYFLGQNWERIGFYLSTYSQVVTGIIIVVALVWLARVFFSSDSKKDNEEAQQ